A region from the Vicia villosa cultivar HV-30 ecotype Madison, WI linkage group LG3, Vvil1.0, whole genome shotgun sequence genome encodes:
- the LOC131658444 gene encoding uncharacterized protein LOC131658444, with amino-acid sequence MGCERGGNYKKKNYSDGSYSMKVKCPFMLRSVPSGSSLKVKVRCGFHNHILVKDLYGHGVLGRLKENERQFVNDMIKYNMVPRYIIAALKYRDPKNLTSVIQVYIARYTYKTNKRVKLLIMFHLVLIFDCTYKTNRYLLPLLDIVGVTSTKLTFSVGFSYMEHKRKRNFTWALDKLKTLFAFECCYIDEIIDVDKYGNCGLCAIVALLGWGKEAWLLVRM; translated from the exons ATGGGTTGTGAGAGAGGAGGAAACTACAAAAAGAAGAATTATTCTGATGGAAGTTATAGTATGAAAGTTAAATGTCCATTTATGTTGAGATCTGTGCCAAGTGGTAGCAGTTTGAAGGTTAAGGTTAGGTGTGGGTTTCACAATCATATACTAGTTAAGGACTTATATGGCCATGGCGTATTAGGTCGTTTAAAAGAGAATGAAAGACAGTTTGTGAATGACATGATCAAATACAATATGGTTCCCAGATACATAATAGCTGCTTTGAAATATAGAGATCCAAAAAACTTAACGAGCGTTATCCAGGTGTATATTGCAAGATATACATACAAGACGAACAAGAGAG TGAAATTGTTGATTATGTTTCATTTGGTGTTGATTTTTGATTGTAcatacaaaacaaacag GTACCTGCTACCGCTACTTGACATTGTTGGTGTTACATCCACAAAGTTGACGTTTTCGGTTGGATTTTCCTACATGGAACATAAAAGGAAGAGAAACTTCACGTGGGCACTAGACAAGTTGAAAACTTTATTCGCTTTTGAGTGTTGT TACATTGATGAAATTATTGATGTGGATAAATATGGAAATTGCGGTTTATGTGCTATTGTAGCTTTACTTGGATGGGGAAAAGAGGCTTGGCTTTTGGTTAGAATGTAG
- the LOC131662100 gene encoding ras-related protein RHN1, with the protein MATIGHNNLNAKLVLLGDMGAGKSSLVLRFVKGQFLEFQESTIGAAFFSQTLAVNDATVKFEIWDTAGQERYHSLAPMYYRGAAAAIIVYDITSSDSFTRAKKWVQELQKQGNPNMVMALTGNKSDLEDKRKVTAEEARIYAEENGLFFMETSAKSAANVNDVFYEIAKRLPRAQPAQNPAGMVLVDRPAEGSRAASCCS; encoded by the exons ATGGCTACGATCGGACACAACAATCTCAATGCAAAATTG GTTCTTCTTGGAGATATGGGTGCCGGTAAATCCAGCCTCGTATTGCGGTTTGTCAAGGgccaatttcttgaatttcag GAATCAACAATAGGAGCGGCATTCTTTTCGCAGACATTGGCGGTAAATGACGCGACGGTGAAATTCGAGATTTGGGACACAGCGGGACAAGAGAGATACCATAGCTTGGCTCCCATGTATTACAGAGGCGCTGCTGCTGCTATCATTGTCTATGACATCACTAGCTCA GATTCATTTACACGAGCTAAAAAGTGGGTTCAAGAGCTTCAAAAGCAAG GTAATCCGAACATGGTAATGGCTCTTACTGGCAACAAATCTGACTTGGAAGACAAAAGAAAAGTGACAGCCGAA GAAGCACGTATATATGCAGAGGAAAATGGTCTGTTTTTCATGGAGACCTCTGCCAAATCTGCAGCCAATGTTAATGATGTATTTTATGAAATTG CCAAGAGATTACCAAGGGCTCAGCCAGCTCAAAATCCAGCAGGGATGGTTCTTGTTGATAGACCCGCCGAAGGATCTAGGGCTGCATCATGTTGTTCATAA
- the LOC131662101 gene encoding probable polyamine oxidase 4 — MDPKLFFPNNFLDGTITSLIDNQQRPAPSVIVIGAGISGIAAARILHDASFKVTLLESRDRLGGRIHTDYSFGCPVDMGASWLHGVCNENPLAPLIRCLGLTLYRTSGDDSVLYDHDLESCMLFDIDGNKVQQQTVVEVGETFKRILEETGKVRDEHPEDISVSEAISIVLDRHPQLRKQGLAHEVLQWFICRMEAWFAADADMISLKSWDQEHVLSGGHGLMVQGYNPVINALAKDIDIRLNHRVTKISNGYNKVMVTLEDGRNFVADAAIITVPIGILKANLIEFEPRLPDWKVSAISDLGVGNENKIALRFDKVFWPNVELLGVVAPTSYACGYFLNLHKATGHPVLVYMAAGRFAYDLEKLSDESAANFVMLQLKKMFPDACEPVQYLVSHWGTDPNSLGCYSYDLVGKSMDVYDKLRAPLGNLFFGGEAVSLDNQGSVHGAYSAGVMAAENCQRYLWEKQGNLESLSQVSVRHETLGTNFPLQISRI; from the exons ATGGACCCTAAACTCTTTTTCCCTAACAATTTTCTCGATG GCACTATTACATCACTCATTGATAACCAACAAAGACCAGCTCCGTCAGTTATAGTTATTGGTGCTGGAATATCAGGGATTGCTGCAGCACGTATTCTCCACGATGCATCTTTTAAG GTCACCCTATTGGAGTCACGCGATAGGCTCGGTGGCCGCATTCATACCGACTACTCGTTCGGTTGTCCAGTTGACATGGGAGCCTCATG GCTACATGGAGTTTGTAATGAGAATCCTTTGGCTCCATTGATACGTTGCCTAGGGCTTACACTGTATCGTACCAGTGGTGACGACTCTGTCTTATATGACCATGATTTGGAAAG TTGTATGCTTTTTGACATTGATGGCAATAAAGTTCAGCAACAGACGGTTGTTGAAGTTGGAGAAACTTTCAAGAGAATTCTGGAAGAG ACGGGTAAAGTAAGGGATGAGCATCCTGAAGACATTTCAGTTTCTGAAGCGATTTCAATTGTGCTGGATAGGCATCCACAACTAAG GAAACAAGGACTTGCACATGAAGTGCTGCAATGGTTTATATGCAGAATGGAAGCTTGGTTTGCTGCTGATGCAGATATGATTTCACTGAAAAGCTGGGATCAG GAACATGTCCTATCTGGTGGTCACGGACTCATGGTCCAAGGATATAATCCTGTTATAAATGCTCTTGCAAAAGATATTGATATACGCCTAAACCACAG GGTGACCAAGATATCCAATGGCTACAATAAGGTAATGGTTACCTTGGAGGATGGCAGGAACTTTGTTGCCGATGCTGCTATCATCACTGTTCCAATTGGAATTCTGAAAGCCAACTTAATTGAGTTTGAACCAAGACTTCCCGATTGGAAAGTTTCGGCAATTTCAGATCTTGGTGTAGGCAATGAAAATAAAATTGCACTAAGATTTGACAAAGTGTTTTGGCCTAACGTAGAACTTCTTGGCGTTGTTGCTCCTACCTCATATGCCTGTGGCTATTTTCTCAATCTCCATAAAGCAACAGGCCATCCAGTTCTTGTTTATATGGCAGCTGGCAGGTTTGCTTATGACCTTGAGAAGCTATCTGATGAGTCAGCTGCAAATTTTGTAATGCTACAGCTTAAGAAGATGTTTCCTGATGCTTGTGAGCCA GTTCAGTATCTTGTGTCGCATTGGGGAACAGATCCAAACTCTCTTGGTTGTTACTCTTATGATTTGGTTGGAAAATCAATGGATGTGTATGACAAGCTTCGTGCGCCTTTAGGTAATCTATTCTTTGGCGGGGAAGCTGTAAGCCTAGACAACCAAGGATCTGTGCATGGAGCTTACTCTGCTGGAGTTATGGCTGCTGAAAACTGTCAGAGATACCTTTGGGAAAAACAAGGCAATTTAGAAAGCCTGTCTCAAGTTTCTGTTAGACATGAAACATTAGGAACAAATTTTCCTCTTCAGATATCGAGGATATGA